The Rhizobium sp. CCGE531 genomic sequence CGACTACGAGCGCGGCTATCCCGTTACCATTGCCCATATGCATGGCTTGCGAGACTTGGAAGGCAAGGATGACACGCCGGCGCGCCGCCATCAGGCGAATGCGCTTGTCGAACTTATCCGCCAGGTGAAACAGGACGGTGATCGGCTGGTCGTCTGCGGCGATTTCAACGTGCTGCCGGGAAGCGAAACCTTCGAAATACTTGGCAGCCTGGGACTAATTGATCTCGTCACCTCGCGGGGACATGGCGACACACGCACGTCTCACTATCGCAAGCAGCCCCGCTTTGCCGACTACATGCTGGTGACGCCAAATGTCGAGGTGATCGACTTCGATCCGGTCGCCGAGCCTGAAGTTTCCGATCATCGCGCGCTGCTGCTGAATCTGCGCTGACGAAGATCACAGGCCGACATTCGGCCGCTCGATGATTTCGCGCAGCGCAAAGCTGGAATTGATCTTCACGACATGTGGCAGCGCGGAGAGCCAGTCGCGGTGGATGCGCTCGTAGTCTTCGAGATCCCGCGCGGCAACGCGCACTATGTAATCGTATTCCCCAGACATGAGATAGCAGGCAAGCACGTTCGGACAGCGCTTCACCGCCGTTTCGAATTCCGACAGCGTCTTGGCGAACTGGCCGGATAGGGAGATGTGCACGAAGGCGATCATCTTATAATCAAGCGCCTTTTGCGACAGATGCGCATGATAGCCGTCGATGACGCCGCTCTTTTCGAGGATATCGAGCCGGCGGGAGCAGGCCGAGGGCGAGAGGCCGACCTTTTCGGCCAGTTCCGCATTGGTGATCCGCGCGTTCTGCTGCAGCATCCGCAGAATCGAATGATCTATGGCGTCGAGGTCTGACATTCGAAGAACTTTCGAAAAAACTCCTGTTTGCGCAATAAACCACGAAAAATGACCGCAACGCAAATCGTCTTTGCAAGGACATTGCGGGGCGGAGGTGGTCTGATTTCCATTGGAGAAAATGCGAGCCGCACAAGCATTCGAGGAGGAATGAAATGCGCGTTGGTTGCCCCAAGGAAATCAAGAACCACGAATATCGCGTCGGCCTAACGCCGGCGTCGGTTCGTGAATATGTCGCCCATGGTCATGAAGTCTGGGTCGAAACGAAAGCCGGTGCCGGTATCGGCGCGGACGATCATTCCTACGCTGCCGCCGGCGCCAAGATCGCCGCAAGCGCCAAGGACATTTTCGAGAAGTGCGACATGATCGTCAAGGTCAAGGAGCCGCAACCCTCGGAATGGGCGCAGCTCCGCGAGGGCCAGCTTCTCTACACCTATCTGCATCTTGCGCCCGATCCGGAACAGACCAAGGGCCTGCTTGCTTCAGGCGTCACAGCCGTCGCCTACGAGACCGTGACCGACGAGCGCGGCGGCCTGCCGCTGCTGGCGCCGATGTCCGAGGTCGCCGGCCGCCTGTCGATCCAGGCGGGCGCGACGGCCCTCCAGAAGGCCAATGGCGGCCTCGGGATCCTGCTCGGCGGCGTTCCCGGCGTACTGCCGGCCAAGGTGGCGATCATCGGCGGCGGTGTCGTCGGCCTGCATGCCGCCAAGATGGCGGCAGGGCTCGGCGCCGATGTCAGCATTCTCGATCGCTCGCTGCCGCGCCTGCGCCAGCTCGACGATATCTTCAATGGCCGCGTCCACACCCGCTATTCCAGCATTCAGGCGCTGGAGGAAGAGGTCTTCTCCGCCGATCTCGTCATCGGTGCCGTGCTGATCCCCGGTGCCGCCGCGCCGAAGCTGGTGACGCGCGAAATGCTGTCAGGCATGAAGAACGGCTCGGTCATCGTCGATGTCGCCATCGACCAGGGCGGCTGCTTCGAGACCTCGCATGCGACGACGCATTCCGATCCGACCTATGTGGTCGAAGGCGTCGTGCATTATTGCGTCGCCAACATGCCGGGTGCGGTTCCCGTCACCTCGGCCCATGCCCTCAACAATGCCACGATTTATCACGGCCTCGCGCTCGCCGATCGCGGCCTGCGTGCCATCGCGGAAGACAAGCACCTCCGCAATGGCCTCAATGTCCACAAGGGCCGCATCACCAACCGGCCGGTGGCCGAGGCGCTGGGCTACGAGCCCGTTGCGCCCGAAAGCATATTGAACGTCGCATAATCCGCATCAAATGGAGGCGCCGGCGTAGGCATATGCCGGCGCCTCCATTTTATCGATGCGGCATTGATAGCAGTTGTTGCGCGCCGAGCGGACGTGGACATAGGCGATGTCGGGACGTTCGAGCAGGGAGGCCGCATAGACGGCAATGTCATCGGTCGGCGTTACCGCACCGGTTCCGTAGACGATGCGATCGTTCTTCCCATAGCCGCGCACGATGAAATCCTTGCTGGTTGTCAGCACGGGCGGCAGGATCTCTTCAGCCTCGTAGCGCTGGCACGGCGTCTTGTGCAGGAAGATAGGACCCGTCTCCGCATAGGGCTGCAATTCCGGAAAGGGCCGATAGGCAAACACGAACAGCTCTTCGCCGGCATCGATATTGCGCAGGCAGTGGCGGCAGGGATGGCCCGGACCATCGGAGATCATGGTCTCCGGCCGGTGACCATAAGCATCGGCGCCGCCGTTCCACAGAGCTTCGGCGTCGGAGGTGGGCATGGCTGCAAAGGCAATGGAGGGCATGGCAAAGCTCCTTTCGAGATCTGCCATGTGATGCTCCGGAACGAGGCGCGAAACCACCCGATTCCTGCCACGTCGAAGTGTCAGCTTTTCTTCGCGAGCTCCAGCAATTCCTTGTCGCTCAAGGGCCGGACGATGCCTTCACCGGTCGAGATCGGCGAGAAGCCGAACATCTGGTAGAGCTGCAATGCCCGCGGATGATCGAGATTGTTCGTCGTCGTCACGATCCGTTGCGGGTTCAGCGTCCATATGGCGTAGAGCGACTGGAGCAGGAACCATTTGCCGATGCCGAGGCCGAGCGCATTTTCAATGAGGCCGAAATGGCTGAGCTCGATCGTCTCCTCGTCCTGCCGGAAATATTCGAAGAATCCCCCCGGAGCGCCGTTGACGTAGAGTACGCTGATATCGTTGCGCTGGTCATGAAGGACAGCGGCCAGTTCTTCATCCGAGAGACGAATCCGGTCCACCCAGTGCCAGCGGGCCCCAACCTGGCGATAGAGATAGCGATAGAAGGGCAGCGGAATATCAGGCGAACGCATGATCGCCGTCTGGATGTTGACCGGCACCGGCAGGCTTGACTTGGGCGGTGCGGTCATTTCCAGTCGGGTGATATGAACCTTGATGGACGAGGGTGTCTTCACGGACGGGGCGCTCAATCTTGACCGGTGACGATGGGCGTATCTGCCCGGCTGCCCCATTCCGACCAGGAGCCGTCATAGAGCTTGTTGCTGTCATGGCCGAGGGATTCGAGCGCCAGCGTGATGATCGCCGCTGTAATGCCGGATCCGCAGGTCGTCACCACAGGCTTGTCGAGATCGATGCCGGCCTTCTCGATCGTTTCGCGCAGCTCCGGCAGGGACTTGAATTTGCCGTTCGTGGCAAAGACGCCCGAGGGCAGGCTTCTCGCTCCCGACATATGGCCCGAGCGCATGCCTTCGCGCGGCTCAGGCTCCGTCGCCGCGAAACGACCGGCGCTGCGGGCGTCGGCGATCTGCAGGGAACTGCTGTCGACGATACCGCGCATCTCGTCGAGCGAAACGACGCGGCTGCCGTTGAACTTGGGCTTGAACGTCGCGGGCGCGAAGGCAGGCGGCGCCGTCTCCAGTGGCCGCCCTTCGGCCTTCCAGCCATCCAGGCCGCCATCGAGCACGAAGACGTTCGGCGCACCCATGACGATGTGGAAAAGCCACCAGACGCGCGGCGAGGCGAACAGACCGGGACCGTCATAGATGACGATGCGATCGCTCTCGCTGATGCCGAGCTTGCCGACTTCGGCCGCGAAGAATTCGGGCGAGGGCACCATATGCGGCAGGTTGGTCGAATGATCAGCTATCTTGTCCTGATCGAAGCGGGCGGCGCCTGGAATATGGCCGCTGGCATATTCCGCATCGGCATTGCGCTTCTGCGCCGGCAGATAGAAGGATGCGTCGAGGATGCGCAGGTCCTTGGCGCCCAACTCGCCTTGCAGCCAGTCGGCGGATACGACGAAACGGCTCTTGTCCGCTGCCATGATGATCTCTCCCTGCTATGGTCTATTGGTTTTGATATCGGGATATGGATATAGGCGCTTGCCGGGTCAATTCTCGTCGGTCGCAGTGCCGAAGCGAATGCGGAAACGGCGGTTTTCCTTGCCCTTCTTCTCGATCTTGGCGATGTGGATCGCGCCGACCTCCTGCGTCTCGGACACATGCGTGCCGCCGCAGGGCTGGCTGTCGATGGCCGAATCCTCGCCGATGCAGACGACGCTGACCCTGCCGAGACCCATCGGCGGGCGCACATTCTTGGACTTGACGATGCCGGGATTGGCGATCAGTTCCTCGTCCGTGATCCAGCGGACGAAAACGGGATGGTTCTCGTTGACGAGCGCCATCATCCTCGCCGTCACCTCGTCCTTGTCGATCGTCTCGCTCATGTCGAAATCGACCCGGCTTTCATCCTCGCCGACGGCCGCGCCCGTAATCGGATATTGGCAGACCACGGAAAGCAGATGGCAAGCCGTATGCATGCGCATCAGCTTGTAGCGGCGCACCCAGTCGACGTGTAGCACCAGCTTCTCGCCGACGAGTGGCAAGGGCTGATCTTCGAGCGGCACATGGATGATGATGTCCTTGATCGGCCCATGCTTCGTCTGGCCGAGCATGATCCTGGAGCCGTCGCCCCGCTCCAGGAAGCCCGTATCGCCCGGCTGGCCGCCCGATGTGGCATAGAAGCAGGTCTGATCGAGCTCGATGCCCCCGTCTTCGTGGATTGCGGTTACGACTGCTTCGGCGGTCGAGAGATAGAAATCGTCACGATAGAGGGCATTGACGGTCATAAGATCACGCTGTTGTTTCGTATGGGACGGCGATTTCAGTCCGCTTTTCCAAATAGCCCGGCAGCGGCAAGCCCTTCGACTTCAGGAAATCGGGATTGAAGAGCTTGGACTGGTAGCGATTGCCGTAATCGCACAGGATGGTCACGATCGTATGTCCGGGACCGAGATCCCTCGCGAGGCGAACGGCGCCGGCAATATTGATGGCGGTCGAGCCGCCGAGGCACAGGCCCTCGTGTTCGACCAGATCGAAGACATGAGGAAGCGCTTCCGCGTCCGTGATCTGATAGGAGAAATCGGGCGTAAAGCCTTCCAGATTTGCCGTGACGCGACCCTGGCCGATGCCTTCGGTGATCGAGGAGCCGGAGGATTTCAGTTCGCCATTCTTGTAGAATTCATAGAGGGCGGCGCCTTCCGGATCGGCAATGCCGATCTTGATGTCCTTGTTGAAGGCATGCAGGCCCATGGTGACGCCCGCCAGCGTGCCGCCGGAGCCGACGGAGCAAATGAAGCCGTCGATCTTCCCGTTGGTGTCGGCCCAGATTTCCTTGGCGGTCGTCTCGATATGGGCCTGACGGTTGGCGACGTTGTCGAACTGGTTTGCCCAGATCGCGCCGTTCGGCTCCGTCTTCGCCAGTTGCTCGGCAAGCCGACCCGAAACCTTCACGTAGTTGTTCGGGTTCTTGTAGGGAACGGCGGGAACCTCGACCAGTTCGGCGCCGAGCAGCTTCAGCGCGTCCTTCTTTTCCTGGCTCTGTGTCTCAGGAATGACGATGACGGTGCGGTAGCCGAGCGCCTTGGCGACCAGCGTCAGGCCGATGCCGGTATTCCCGGCCGTGCCCTCGACGATGACGCCGCCAGGCCTCAGCAGCCCCTTCTTCTCGGCATCGCGGATGATGTAGAGCGCGGCGCGATCCTTCACCGATTGGCCGGGATTGAGGAATTCGGCCTTGCCGAGAATGATCGAGCCCGTCGCCTCGGAGGCGCCCTTGAGCTTGATCAGCGGCGTATTGCCAATTGCTTCGAGGACGGACGGATGGACGGTCATTGGAATCTGCCTTCTGTTCGCAACTACTGTAAGAACGGTCTTTTCCCTTCACAAGGCGGCATAGGCAAGAAATTCTGTTCCTCGCTATTTGTTCGCGCCGCAAAATTCGACTTGGCAGCCTTCGTTGGCCGAAGTCCGCCGCGTGACGGGCCAGTCTCCATTTGGTGACATTGTTTTCCTCGTTGGGCCGCTAAACAGGCCGAAAGCGGCCACAATGATACGCTATTTCTAAAATGCCACGGACGGCCGCGGTAAAGCGTTTGATTAGGCGGCCGCCAGCCAAGGAGAAGAGCCATGAGCCCGTTCATCGCACGTCCTGAACACGGCGTCGCCTGGATTACCGGCGCGAGTTCCGGTATCGGCCGCGCGCTTGCGCTGAAGCTGGCGGAAGAAGGCTATAAGGTGGCCGTGACTGCCCGCAGCCACGACAAGCTTCTGGCCTTGCAGGCGGAGGCAAGCGCGCTTGCAGGCAGCATCGTCGTGCTCGACGGCGATGTGACCGATGCCGAGGATATGGAACACACCGTTGCGGCAATCGAATATCAGCACGGCCCAGTCGCCTTGGCGGTTCTGAACGCCGGCATCTATCTGCCAGCGCGTGGCGAAGACCTCAATCACGAGGCGTTCGAGCGCAGTTTCGCCGTCAATCTTCATGGCGTCGTCAACTGCCTCGTTCCGGCGGTCCGGCATATGCGCGCAAGGGGATACGGCCAGGTTGCCCTCGTGTCTTCCGTCGCCGGCTACGGCGGCCTGCCCGGTGGCGCTGCTTATGGAGCCAGCAAGGCCGCGCTCATCAACATGGCCGAAAGCTTGAATTTCGAGCTCGATCGCATGGGTATCCGTATCCAGCTCGTTACCCCCGGCTATGTCGAGACGCCGTTGACGGCAAAGAACAAGTTCGAAATGCCCGATATAGTATCGGCGCAGCAGGCAGCCGATGCGATATCAGCCGGATTGAAATCGTCGGCCTTCGACATCTGCTTCCCGAAGGGCCTGGTCTTCCGGGCAAAGCTTTTGAAGTTCTTGCCCTATGGCCTCTATTTCCGGGTGCTGAGATATTTTCTCGGCGTCGGCCATAAGGGGCGGTCCGTTGGCCCGCATGTCACCCCGCATCCGGCGGAATAGCGTCTATCCATCCTTTTTCAGGGATGCGTGGGCATCGAGCGCATGCAGCCGTGCCGCGGCGTGATCGACGGTCGGCCAGTTTTTTCCAGCCACTTCCCTTGTTTCTTCAAACGATTTGTCGCCGCCGGAACCAGTATACGATGTCTGTCGCAAAATGGTTCCACCAATGCGCGTTTCATCGCGAAATGGCACTCGCAACTCTCGTGAGGAAATCTGGATGCGGTTTGTGATATAAGGGATGCTTGTCACTGTTCTGTAATGCAAATTCGCTAGCAGTCCACCCGATTGGCGGCCCAGAATTGACAGGCGGGGAAGATTAACATGGCGGAAATCCGGATCGAACAAGTTCGCAAGGCCTATGGACGCAATCAGGTCGTCCATGGCGTCGACCTGAATTTCCGCTCGGGCGAGTTCGTCGTCATCCTCGGGCCTTCCGGCTGCGGCAAGTCCACGCTGCTGCGGATGATCGCCGGCCTTGAGGATATTTCGTCGGGCGAGATCGTCATCGACGGCAAGGTGGTCAATCAGCTCGAGCCGCGCGAGCGCGGCTGCGCCATGGTTTTCCAGAATTATGCCCTCTATCCGCACATGGATGTCGCCGCTAACATGGGCTACGCGCTGAAGGTTGCCGGCGTGCCGCGCGCCGAGCGCGATCGCCGCATCAAGGAAACCGCCAAGATCGTCGGCCTTGAAGATTTCCTCGCCCGCAAGCCGGCCGAGCTTTCCGGTGGTCAGCGCCAGCGCGTCGCCATGGGCCGCGCCATCATCCGCGAGCCGAAGGTCTTCCTTTTCGACGAGCCGCTTTCCAACTTGGATGCCAAGTTGCGCGTTCAGATGCGCGTCGAAATCCGCCGCCTGCACAAGCGCCTTTCGGCGACGTCGGTCTTCGTGACGCACGACCAGGTCGAGGCCATGACGCTCGCCGACAAGCTCGTCGTCATGTACAAGGGCAATGTCGAGCAGGTCGGCACGCCGCTCGAGGTCTACAATACGCCGCGCACCCGCTTCGTCGGCTCCTTCATCGGCTCGCCGGCCATGAACTTTCTGGAAGGCACCTTCGCGGCCAATGGCGAACAGTTTATCTTCGACGGCATTCCGATCGCCATCGACGCCAATATCGGCAAGCGCCACGCCGGCCAGCCGGTCGCTCTCGGCGTCCGTCCCGAGCATGCGCGTCTCGTCCCCGCAGGCACACCGGGCGCTATCCCGGCAACGGTCGATTTTGTCGAAGAGCTGGGCGCCGGCCGCGTCATCCATTGCGATATCAACGGCTCGAGCTTTGCCGTCGCGGTTGCCGATCACACGACCGGTCAGACCGGCCAGTCGGTCGCGTTGGAGCTGCCGCAGCAGCACACCCATCTCTTCGCCCAGGATACCGGCCTGCGGCTCGACGCCGTCGCCTCCGTCACGCCGCTCAAGGTTCTGGCAAGCTGATTTCAAACATGACTTTTCAGTAGGTGCGCCCGGA encodes the following:
- the sseA gene encoding 3-mercaptopyruvate sulfurtransferase, translating into MAADKSRFVVSADWLQGELGAKDLRILDASFYLPAQKRNADAEYASGHIPGAARFDQDKIADHSTNLPHMVPSPEFFAAEVGKLGISESDRIVIYDGPGLFASPRVWWLFHIVMGAPNVFVLDGGLDGWKAEGRPLETAPPAFAPATFKPKFNGSRVVSLDEMRGIVDSSSLQIADARSAGRFAATEPEPREGMRSGHMSGARSLPSGVFATNGKFKSLPELRETIEKAGIDLDKPVVTTCGSGITAAIITLALESLGHDSNKLYDGSWSEWGSRADTPIVTGQD
- a CDS encoding GNAT family N-acetyltransferase produces the protein MGQPGRYAHRHRSRLSAPSVKTPSSIKVHITRLEMTAPPKSSLPVPVNIQTAIMRSPDIPLPFYRYLYRQVGARWHWVDRIRLSDEELAAVLHDQRNDISVLYVNGAPGGFFEYFRQDEETIELSHFGLIENALGLGIGKWFLLQSLYAIWTLNPQRIVTTTNNLDHPRALQLYQMFGFSPISTGEGIVRPLSDKELLELAKKS
- a CDS encoding Lrp/AsnC family transcriptional regulator, with amino-acid sequence MSDLDAIDHSILRMLQQNARITNAELAEKVGLSPSACSRRLDILEKSGVIDGYHAHLSQKALDYKMIAFVHISLSGQFAKTLSEFETAVKRCPNVLACYLMSGEYDYIVRVAARDLEDYERIHRDWLSALPHVVKINSSFALREIIERPNVGL
- a CDS encoding sn-glycerol-3-phosphate import ATP-binding protein UgpC; protein product: MAEIRIEQVRKAYGRNQVVHGVDLNFRSGEFVVILGPSGCGKSTLLRMIAGLEDISSGEIVIDGKVVNQLEPRERGCAMVFQNYALYPHMDVAANMGYALKVAGVPRAERDRRIKETAKIVGLEDFLARKPAELSGGQRQRVAMGRAIIREPKVFLFDEPLSNLDAKLRVQMRVEIRRLHKRLSATSVFVTHDQVEAMTLADKLVVMYKGNVEQVGTPLEVYNTPRTRFVGSFIGSPAMNFLEGTFAANGEQFIFDGIPIAIDANIGKRHAGQPVALGVRPEHARLVPAGTPGAIPATVDFVEELGAGRVIHCDINGSSFAVAVADHTTGQTGQSVALELPQQHTHLFAQDTGLRLDAVASVTPLKVLAS
- a CDS encoding alanyl-tRNA editing protein; amino-acid sequence: MTVNALYRDDFYLSTAEAVVTAIHEDGGIELDQTCFYATSGGQPGDTGFLERGDGSRIMLGQTKHGPIKDIIIHVPLEDQPLPLVGEKLVLHVDWVRRYKLMRMHTACHLLSVVCQYPITGAAVGEDESRVDFDMSETIDKDEVTARMMALVNENHPVFVRWITDEELIANPGIVKSKNVRPPMGLGRVSVVCIGEDSAIDSQPCGGTHVSETQEVGAIHIAKIEKKGKENRRFRIRFGTATDEN
- a CDS encoding SDR family NAD(P)-dependent oxidoreductase, which produces MSPFIARPEHGVAWITGASSGIGRALALKLAEEGYKVAVTARSHDKLLALQAEASALAGSIVVLDGDVTDAEDMEHTVAAIEYQHGPVALAVLNAGIYLPARGEDLNHEAFERSFAVNLHGVVNCLVPAVRHMRARGYGQVALVSSVAGYGGLPGGAAYGASKAALINMAESLNFELDRMGIRIQLVTPGYVETPLTAKNKFEMPDIVSAQQAADAISAGLKSSAFDICFPKGLVFRAKLLKFLPYGLYFRVLRYFLGVGHKGRSVGPHVTPHPAE
- the ald gene encoding alanine dehydrogenase — encoded protein: MRVGCPKEIKNHEYRVGLTPASVREYVAHGHEVWVETKAGAGIGADDHSYAAAGAKIAASAKDIFEKCDMIVKVKEPQPSEWAQLREGQLLYTYLHLAPDPEQTKGLLASGVTAVAYETVTDERGGLPLLAPMSEVAGRLSIQAGATALQKANGGLGILLGGVPGVLPAKVAIIGGGVVGLHAAKMAAGLGADVSILDRSLPRLRQLDDIFNGRVHTRYSSIQALEEEVFSADLVIGAVLIPGAAAPKLVTREMLSGMKNGSVIVDVAIDQGGCFETSHATTHSDPTYVVEGVVHYCVANMPGAVPVTSAHALNNATIYHGLALADRGLRAIAEDKHLRNGLNVHKGRITNRPVAEALGYEPVAPESILNVA
- a CDS encoding cysteine synthase A; its protein translation is MTVHPSVLEAIGNTPLIKLKGASEATGSIILGKAEFLNPGQSVKDRAALYIIRDAEKKGLLRPGGVIVEGTAGNTGIGLTLVAKALGYRTVIVIPETQSQEKKDALKLLGAELVEVPAVPYKNPNNYVKVSGRLAEQLAKTEPNGAIWANQFDNVANRQAHIETTAKEIWADTNGKIDGFICSVGSGGTLAGVTMGLHAFNKDIKIGIADPEGAALYEFYKNGELKSSGSSITEGIGQGRVTANLEGFTPDFSYQITDAEALPHVFDLVEHEGLCLGGSTAINIAGAVRLARDLGPGHTIVTILCDYGNRYQSKLFNPDFLKSKGLPLPGYLEKRTEIAVPYETTA
- a CDS encoding DUF1203 domain-containing protein, giving the protein MPSIAFAAMPTSDAEALWNGGADAYGHRPETMISDGPGHPCRHCLRNIDAGEELFVFAYRPFPELQPYAETGPIFLHKTPCQRYEAEEILPPVLTTSKDFIVRGYGKNDRIVYGTGAVTPTDDIAVYAASLLERPDIAYVHVRSARNNCYQCRIDKMEAPAYAYAGASI